A window of Mercenaria mercenaria strain notata chromosome 16, MADL_Memer_1, whole genome shotgun sequence contains these coding sequences:
- the LOC123541086 gene encoding uncharacterized protein LOC123541086 isoform X1, translating to MEAYNRLQEDKKPRVLFIITCLPVLIISVLSMWLYLPRKHEKAEFAQLANQGTLLFILGIIHFLGGLFSLKWNIDYSRYKPLAACICWNAWLLVILVLHTNSIILYTEIWSIKILSAQLTCLVTALVLWQISVHWNLYNNGQQRRD from the exons ATGGAAGCATACAACCGTCTTCAAGAGGACAAGAAACCAAGGGTCCTTTTTATC ATAACATGCCTGCCCGTTTTGATCATCAGTGTGTTAAGCATGTGGCTATACTTGCCCAGGAAACACGAGAAAGCAGAATTCGCACAACTTGCAAACCAAGGAACACTCCTATTCATCTTAGGTATTATCCATTTCCTCGGCGGATTGTTCAGTCTGAAATGGAACATTGACTACAGCAGATACAAGCCTCTGGCAGCATGT ATCTGCTGGAATGCCTGGCTACTTGTCATTCTGGTTTTGCATACTAACAGTATCATCCTATATACTGAG ATATGGTCCATCAAAATCCTATCAGCTCAGCTGACATGTTTGGTTACTGCTCTG gtACTTTGGCAAATATCCGTACACTGGAACCTGTACAACAATGGGCAACAAAGACGAGATTAG
- the LOC123541086 gene encoding uncharacterized protein LOC123541086 isoform X2, giving the protein MEAYNRLQEDKKPRVLFIITCLPVLIISVLSMWLYLPRKHEKAEFAQLANQGTLLFILGIIHFLGGLFSLKWNIDYSRYKPLAACICWNAWLLVILVLHTNSIILYTEVLWQISVHWNLYNNGQQRRD; this is encoded by the exons ATGGAAGCATACAACCGTCTTCAAGAGGACAAGAAACCAAGGGTCCTTTTTATC ATAACATGCCTGCCCGTTTTGATCATCAGTGTGTTAAGCATGTGGCTATACTTGCCCAGGAAACACGAGAAAGCAGAATTCGCACAACTTGCAAACCAAGGAACACTCCTATTCATCTTAGGTATTATCCATTTCCTCGGCGGATTGTTCAGTCTGAAATGGAACATTGACTACAGCAGATACAAGCCTCTGGCAGCATGT ATCTGCTGGAATGCCTGGCTACTTGTCATTCTGGTTTTGCATACTAACAGTATCATCCTATATACTGAG gtACTTTGGCAAATATCCGTACACTGGAACCTGTACAACAATGGGCAACAAAGACGAGATTAG